The Jaculus jaculus isolate mJacJac1 chromosome 1, mJacJac1.mat.Y.cur, whole genome shotgun sequence nucleotide sequence CACCAAACTTTCAGTGGCTGGGGAGCGAGATTGGTTAGGAAGAAGGGCAGGTAAGGAACCCTGTACGTTGTGCCTTATGCCCTTATGAActgcttgacatttttttttttcttaaatgagcACGTCTTCTGCTATGATATTCTCAAAAGGCAGAGCAATGCCTAACGTTGAAGGTTAGGTCCCTCCCGCCAGGAGCCGCACAAACCTCCCTTCGTCTCTTCCTTACTGGCACTAAAGAGCCGCAGCAGCTGCCGTAGCATCACTCTGATAGCATCTTTGTTGCTCTCTTCTTTAATAGTGTGTTACCTTCGATGGTGACAATATAGACAGAGAATGGTATGCTCTATGCTCTTGGTGTATTTACCACATTCCTCCAGGAGCCTACCACACCCATGCCTTCCTTAGTGAGACATGGTCCTTGACctcactctataacccaggcagaccttgaacttgcagggcattctgtttattttttcatgttttttgtttcttgttttgaggttgggtttcactctagcccaggctgacctggaattcactatgtagtttcagcgtggccttgaattcaggcgatcctcctacctctgcctcccaaacgctgggattaaaggcgagcaccaccacgcccggcttgcaagGCGTTCTTAACTAGAGTCTATAACCTCTATCACTAAATGCAAGGATATGTAGATAGAATTCAAAGGTTCTGTGAAATTGGATGGGGAAAATACTGCCTTTAATTCCAtaaatgtgtgattttttttgttttgttttgttttgttttgttttccgaggtagggtctcactctagctcaggctgacctggaattcactatgtagtctcagggtggcctggaactcacggcgatcctcctacctctgccttccaagtgctgggattataaatgtgtgaTTTAAGTGtagcatttcttttatttacaaaCATGGATGATAAAGTACAGTCATGTTAGCGTGGTTAAGAATAATGACTTTAAGTGAATGCAATACACAGGCAAAGAAAATGACCAATTATATTTAGTGTTTATTACAATATCAtaatttaaatttgtgtgtgtgtgtggttttctgacgtagggtctcattctagctcaggctgacctggaactcactatgtagtctcagggtgtcctcaaactcaaggcgatcctcctacccctgcctcctgagtgcagggagcaaaggcatgtgccaccacacccagctaatatcaTAATATAAAACACAAGACAATAATAGTTTTCTATTGAGACAAGGCAGTAGTGCAAATTTATCACCAGTAGAAATCATAGATGTTACagatcttttgaaaaaaaataataaatattacttaGAAATTATGGTAATAGGTCTAATTATTTAGTGTGTTAAAAATGaaacacttggggctggagagatggcttagtggttaaggcacttgcctgcaaatccaaaagacctaggtttgattcctcagaacgcatgtaagccagatgcacaaggtagagcatgcgtctgtagttcatttgagcagctggaggccctggtgtgtcccttctctctctatctgcctgtttctctctcaaataaataaagtattttataaaagcGAAACACCTGTATTAGCatattgcatttttaattttagtgtttTAATAACTACTAAGTATGACTCAATTTATTGTGTCTATGCATTTTAATTTCTGCAGTTATAACTGTGAGAAGGGAGCCAGCAAcgtttcattttatatatttattgttctGAGTGGATTGGATCTCTAGGCTTCCCCAGGCTGCACAAAAGGAATCAGGGAACCAAGGAAGGTGATGAGCCCTGGCCTGGTGGGAGTCCTGAGTGGTAACATAAATGCTTTCCCCTTGTTTCAACATTTATCTGTGGATCTGCTGTGGGCTCCCCCACCCTTTACATGACTCTGAATCAAGATTAGCAGCAATCAGTCCTTGCAACTGGAAAAACACCAAATGCAATTTTCCCTTGATTTACGAAGTACTTCAGTAATTTTCCAGTGACCTCTACTTCGAGCTTTTCCAGCTTGTTAAATCACTGATTTCTATTTCCCCTGTGGAGAAGGAAAGTAATACACTTGAGGCTAAATCAACAAGGAATTACTAAGCACCCCTAGAACGGCAGGCTACATTTTAGAAGCCAACTTTTCCCCCTCCTCCCAgctttttctgtctgcttctaGTACAATAGGCTCCAGCCCTCTTAGAAGAGAATACACGTTCAGTTGATCCTGTCTaatctttttttcctcccagcTTGAAAAGACCCCCCACGGGACTAGAGTTGAGTTGGTGAATGAGCTAAGCCCTCTTTTGATAAGAGCACCCTGAAAGTCACTTTTGCCCCCACAGTGCTGGCCAGCTCTAGTGTGAACAGAACTTGACAGCATTCTTTCTGACTTCAAACCTCTTGATTCAGGTTCAAGCCTTCCTGCTTTAGGAACAGCTGGGCTACATTTCTGATGacactcatattttttttaaaaaaattttttatttatttatttgagagcgacagacacagagagaaagacaggtagagggagagagagagaatgggcacgccagggcttccagccactgcaaacgaactccagacacgtgcgcccccttgtgcatctggctaacatgggacctggggaaccgagcctcgaaccggggtccttaggcttcacaggcaagcgcttaaccacgaagccatctctccagcccgacactcaTATTTTTTATTGTAAAACCAAAAGCCAGAATACCCCCAAGTGACTTAGGTTAGATAAAACGACAATGGGCATGGCAGTGTGGCCTAAGCAGAAAAGACCTGGTCCATTCCCTAGTTTTGCCAGGAAACATGACCTGCCTTGAGGGCACCTGGAATTCCTGGCTAAGTGGTGTCTCTCTGTTCCTACGGAACTTTTCCATCACCCATGTCAACAAAGGGGGCCACATCCTGAAGGTCCAAGCAGCCAGTACAACACAGCCATGTCTTGACTTAACAATGGGGTTATGAGGTTAATGTCCCCTCCACAAAAGCCCACCCAAATTGAAAATATCATAAGTTGAAAATGCACTCATTGCTGAGCATGgccggtacacacctttaatcccagggctcagctcaggaggctgaggtggatggttcactgtgagttcaaggtctgcctaggatagagtgagaccctgcttcacaaaaacaaaacaaacaaaaagaaggaaagaagccaggcatggtggcgcatgcctttaatcccaacacttgggaggcagggggtaggaggattgctgtgagtttgaggccaccctgaaactccatagtgaattccaggtcagcctgggctacagtgagaccctacctcaaaaaaccaaaaaaaaaaaaaaaaggaaagaaaatgcatttaataCACCTAACCTGCCAAAATCAAAACTTCAACTTCACTCAACTTACCTTAAATGTGCTCAGAGCTCTTACATTGGCCTACAGTTGAGCAAAATCATCAATGAaaagctaattttattttttttaagtgtcagaTGTCTCATGTAACTTATTGAATACCTGTATCTAAAAAACACTGGCTTCACAGAACTATACATAGCAGAGTATGGGTGTGTTCCCTGCTGATGACGTGACTGACAGGGAGCTGTGGTTTAGCCTCTGTGCCCAGCGTCTGCAGAGAGCATTATGCCCTGATGTGGACTCCTGTACAGTCAGGGCATAGAGTAAGAAGGCAGTGGACctgctccttcctcttcccttcagtACTAAGGACTGAACCTAGCTCCTTGTTCATTCTACAGAGGGCTAGATGTACTTCCAGCTCTTTCActtcttcaaattatttttaaacttattttttacattttatacatttttaagatttatttttatttatttattagagacagagagaggaggagagagagaatgagaatgggctctccaaggcctctagccactgcaaacaaagtccagacacatgtgccactatgtgcaactggcttatttgggacttggagaatagaacctaggtccttaggcttcacaggcaagcaccttaacctgtaagccatctctccaacccagtttttatttctttctctctctttctttctttcttctttcctttatttttatttgctttatttacttatttttggttttctgaggcagggtttcactctagtccaggctgacctggaattcactctgtagtctcagggtggcctcaaactcatggcaatccttctacctcttctgcctcccgagttctggaattacaggcatgtgccaccatgaccaactctttttcatatttttgagacaagtttctCACTAggttttccaggctggcctgaactcactgaATAGCCTAGACAGGCCCTGAGTTTGtaagcctcctgagtagctgggattgcaggctggGCTTAGAGTGGCTCCTTAAAGAATATAGAGAACTAAGCGAGGAAAATGTAGGGAGGGATTTCAAGAAAGAGGACATGGCATGGTATGAGCAACAAGTAGAGTCAGGATATGCTCCCTGACTCTGAGGGAAGGCAGAAGGGCTGAGCGCTTAGGGGAGTCAAGGCTAGAGCAAGCAGCTTTGGCTTGGTTACAATGCATCTTAAAGGTTCCCATTCAGATGTGCTGACCCCAGCCACCTGGAGAAAACAGGGCCCATGCCTCTAAGAGTTAAAGATGGCAAAATAAGAATTGGCAGACTATGATGATATGCCACTCTGTTAGTGTTGGACATGCCAGCCATGGGAACTCTGAGAAGCCTAGGTTTCTTCTCAAAGATCCCCCACACCTTCCCCTCATCCTTCCATTCTTCTCAAGCTAAACATATCCACTTCTGTTCTCATCGTTTCTCCTCACCCTACTCATTGTCATCCAAATGTGGTCCAGTCTGGACGTTTTAGCTCTTGAGGTGTGGAGCCTAGTCCTCCAGGTGAGGTCCACCACTACTCTGGCTGCTTCTACTGCTACAAGGGGAGCTGGCTCATCTTCTTCAGTCCAAATATCATTGTATTGATGAAACCTAAGATCATGATGTTTGTTTTTCATCATAAAATCCTTAATTCACTGTTGACTCATAGCTAAGTCTGTATGGGCTAAATCCATATTTCATTTACTCATGTACTCAATCCTATACTGTTCCTGATTTTGATCGTCTAGAAAAGGTTGGTAATAAAAGAAGTGATGGAGGTACTGAAAGAAGTTTTATAACTGGGGGCTTCAAAACAGACGtggctgttattttttaaatatttgtttttatttatttgaggggggaggcagagagagaggaaaggagagaatgttcacactagggcctccagccactgcaaataattcacttgcatgcaccaccttgtgcacctgccttacctgggtactggggaatcaaacctaggtctttaggcttcacaggcaagagccttaacctctaagccatctttccagccctaatggCTGTTATTCTTACATTGTCTTTCCTTGTgccacatttcttttatttataaggTTCTAAAAATCTTAAATGAATTTCCTAATATAAAAGTGGAGAAGATGTAGCATTGCAGGTTCTTAGTAGACCTTGTGATTGCATCTGAGCCTTCTATAAGGTCTTGGCCCTcaggcctctttctctttcccatctTAGGAACTTGGCCATGACCAGGAAGATCTTCACAAACACCAGGGAGCGGTGGAGGCAGCAGAATGTCAACAGTGCCTTTGCAAAGCTACGGAAGCTTATCCCCACCCATCCTCCAGACAAGAAGCTGAGCAAAAATGAAACGCTTCGTCTAGCAATGAGGTACATCAACTTCTTGGTCAAGGTCTTGGGAGAGCAAAGCCTGCAGCAAACAGGAGGAGCTGCTCAGGGAAACATTCTGGGGCTCTTCCCCCAGGGGCCGCACCTGCCAGGCCTGGAGGACAAGATCTTCCTTGAGGACTACAGGGTCTCTTCACCTGGCCCAAGCCACAGTGGTCCGTAGGGTGACTGTGACAGTCATCCCCAGGACAGTATTCCACTTGCCCACATGTCACTGACTTTGCACTGTGATTTCATGCTCCAGAGTCAGCAAGAGTCAACTCAAGTGGTATCACATAGGAAGTGACTCAGGGACAGCAGCTGGAAGGTAAAAGGAGGCAGTGAGGACTGCTGCTCTGGGCTCCATCACCACAGATTTCTCTGGTTCAAAACTGTGCATGAGATATTTGGTGGAGGGGGATGCATAGGTTTAAAATCCACTGTTTCACACAATGTCTTCAGTAACAAGGAAGGAGTTTTCTCATAATGGATCTCAGATGAAGGAGCACACATTTCCCTCTGAACATATCTTAAAGTttccttggaaaaaagaagacatGTTTGATCAAgggaaaataaatcttaaaactgGTAAATGAAAAGATCACCTCTGCAGAAACCCACCTGGGAGAGGTGTGGGAAAAATCTCTGAATGGGCATCCCCCCTAAGGAGTAAGgattacacatgtgtgtgaaagAGCTCTGTAGTCTTTAAACTCTATGGCAGTGTGAGGTGCTTCTAATATTGAGCCGTTTATACATatactatctcaaaaaccaaacagtgAATTATATTtgtgataaattatatgttacagTTGGAGTTTTCTTATTAAAAAGTTAGCTAGAGATGAGTCAGCAAACCCATTAGCTTCACATGTCATATATTAAAAAGTTTGCTTGAATTCCTGTTGGCTTAAGTCCTCTAAAATTTGCTGATAATtatgaaaatccaaacattacCATTTTATGACATTCCCTCACTTAAAGAGAGCTTAGCATGAACAGACTATTTAGAGTAACCAATGGAAATATAATAGACTGGAATGAACTAATGAATTTCTAATAACTTTGATTTCCCtgccaggaagcattaattcagTCTTAAGCTGGGGGAAATTGGTACCCAACAAGTCAATGAGATATGAGGATCTTGTAGAACTCATTGCTGCATGCCCTTGTCATCCTGATGATGCCTGGATTCAAAGAGAAATCTCATTGCTGAGCCCAGAATACAGAAAATGCCATTTGTTGCTGAGGCATTTTATTTCCCCAAAGTTCTTGACACTGTTGGTTTTAAAATCTGAACCATAGGTGGGAAATCTATGAATTTGTTCTTAGAAATTTCCACAGTAGAGAAATTTAAATTTCTCACTGCTTTCCAAAGTCTTTTCTTTATGAATAGCAAGGTTATTATGTCATTCAACTCTAACTAGACTATGCACTTACAGCACAATGGTTCCCTTCACGTCCCTTTACGTAACCTGCGCTTGGTAAACTTCCCCACAGGCACAATATAGTTTAGGGAAACACATAAGGCTGGAGACCAAGGGACATTTCTCACTGGTGTGGGGAAGCGTCCCCAACTTATGAAACAATGGGCCATTTCAAAGTTTGGATAACAGTTGGCAATTAAGCAAGATTAGTCTgtctcttttatatatttatttatttgagagagagaaagaggaagagagagagagagagaatgtgcgtgccagagcttctagccactgcaaacaaactctagatgcttgtgccctcttgtgcatctggctcatgtgggtcctggagaaccgaactgggatcctgtggctttgcaggcaaatgccttaaatgctaagcaatctctctagcccaagattagtTTCTTATCTGGCATTGAATCATAACCCTTTTGACaggatttgtttttattaacttCATTAGAACACGAGGAACACACAGAAGATCTTTCTGTAGGAACACAAGATTTTGCTGCTCAGCCAAAAATGAGTTTACTTTCCTACATGCTGGAGCCCTGGTCTAAGTGCTCTGAGAGGGAATCCCACTGAAGTGTACCATAGAGATGCAAAAGATAGGAGACATAGCTGTCCTTGTATGAAGTGAGTGGAATAATtaaagaaaccctgcacaaaatacttcataaatgaataaacatttgagatgttatacttaaaatatttaattcattaattgGCTGCATATATCAGAttgtattaaattaaaattactgTCAACAagaattgaagggctggagagattgctcagtggttaaggcacttgcctataagccTAAatcatccaggtttgatttcccagtgcccacataaagtcagatgtacaaagtggcacatgcatctggagtttgtttgcagcagctggaagccctgactcactcattctctgtatttgtctctctcctctctatctctgtctgcttacagataaataaatagatagaaaacTTGGATATGATATTCATGAGATTGAAAGCTTAAAAAATGGTGTCTCTTTAGTATCTGTTCCTAAGGTGTGGtgaccataaaaataaaaatgtgtagtTCAAATGTATTACATTTCACTGGGTGGTCCATGTATTTGTGGGTCATTTGAGTCCAGCAGGAGAGTATAGACAGATTGTTTAACGTTGGCTGCTCAGCTGCTTGAACAAAAGAGACCATTTGGTTGGCTAAAGACAGTTCTGGAAACTATCCAAAAGTTCATATGAACAGGTCCATCAGTTAACATGGAGCATTTATTTGCTTAATATTACTTCTTCAtttcacagagaagaaaacatGTTCTGGGGCTTTGAAGGGACTCTCCTAAGGTCTCATGGATGGTGACTGGAAATCTAGGACACAGATGCAGTTCTCGACCCACAGCCCTAATCAGCCACCAAATATTTTGGAATTGAAAATAAGCACCTAGTCTTCATATATTCATCTTCTTTAAAAACGTTCAATCACCTTCATATACCTTTTTATGGAAATGGAGTTACTGTGCTTTTAGAGTGTGAGTAGATGTATCAACCAAAGATTGTACTTGCTGTGTTGTGTGAGTTTGCAACCATTAATTACAATTTACTATTTAACTGCTAatttattgcaaataaattatttaagagaaactggTTCCTTCCTCTTTTAAGGATAATTTCATAGATGTATTAAGCACAACCCATCTCTCCACCATCATTGTCACTGTCCTAGCTTTGATGTCCTCCCCCTGCCTAACATATCTTAGTCTGGAAAAGATTCAGCAGCACCTGACAGCTCGAGCACAGGCCCTCGATCACCCTGCCCACTTTCAcatgccttcctccctctccccctccctccctctctctctccttctccctccctcctccttctttcagacagggtctcactatgtagcctacgCTACTTTTGAACTCAAAATTCTTCTACCTTCACTTCCCACAGGCTGGGATTCCAGGAGGTGCCACAGTGAGACCTGGTTCATGCAGTTTACTAAGTGCACTTCTCAAATCACAGCTGTGACCAGATCATTTCCCTGCTACCAAACCTATATAAGGTTCCTCACCCATCAGTGGAGACAAACACCACAACCCAACATACTGGGTGCTCTGTAAGCACAGGCTCACTGTAGACTTCTCTTTACAGtctacaaactccacatgtgtcaTACATGTCCACAAAACTATTTCACTTGATGATCCTTATTCCTAATTCCTTCTTTAGTCTTATGATTCCAAATGCTTGGGCAAATGTTTCATCCCCTTTTACTCAGCCCTCTACTTGTGTGAAACTCCCTAAAATCTCTCCTGACTgatcattttttgtttcttttttctttttgttatacacacacacacacacacacacacacacacacacacacacacacgaataacaGGATACattcatatcccctcaccctggcTCCCATgtccctggaggccctcctcagtagggttatggtattcactatgggatcATGAAGTACTCAGCCGGTCCCTATGGGATAGTGGGGGGAACCATGCCTCAGGGGAAtcctactcactctgtggctctttcaatctttttgccctctcttctgcagtgttccctgagccatggaaggtctgttggcagtctgatttagtgttgagttctttgtagtttctggGTTTCTGATGGGTTTTGGTTGATCACCATATCTGTCATCATCACCctaagctggttgtcaggctagcagtaagaacaaTATTCATGGTGCTGCTTCTACTGCACTATCTCCTAGGCCCTGGAAGATGGGGTAGAGGTGGCATTTCTCACCGTGGGCAGTttgttatcttcttgtcttattgatggatcttggttctcctacattttctctgccatctataaaataaaagattctctaaccaggagtgaaagcagcttgggttaaagggggtatgtAAAGTTATTTCAGAGATTTTTAgtgttcttcttttccagagagcCGTGGGGGCTTATCTCTGGAGAAagagtttcctgactatgggattctgacttggttgccagtaccaggtatgagttttaTTCTAAGTGGGCCTCACgtccaatcagagaatagttAGTTACCCATACAGGCTACATGCCACTATTCCACAATTGTGTATTTCTTGTCTGGCTGGCTGCTTACCTATTCTGCaagtcccctgcttattcatgctgttggtgatggTTGTCCCACagggctctccagcactatgagggctagccaggaggaagctagtttccctctcagttccagtatggtattctgatgtcctgtgctTTCAGCatggtgtattcagcaatagggtttaccttttagctctggcaagtaatcaagtgttttggtaatggcctacattgttttgggggctcATGGGTCTCCCCAGCcagcagctcactgtggggggcaACCCAATTCTGAGCATGGGCTTTACTGGCCCGACTCCATAGTTtcaaggttaagctttttccaccttctgtccagactgtccccccttggtggttatatcttgtagaatgctagtaaGTGGAACTGATTCATTTTGTCTTTTGTGTGATTTCTTCCCCAACTTCCCTCCCCACTACCCCTTCAAACCCCTCCCACCCCTATGTTCTGTCCTTCCCCTAACCTGTGCGGTAACTCCTCTactcctctctccctgtttcttctctctcctggtgtCATTCTAATattatgcccatattcctgatGCTTACTGCCATTTGCACTCATCTGTAactgatcccagttaggaaccgCAGATTCAAGAGAGTACCTGccgtgtttgtctttctgtgcctgcatgacctcacttagaatgattctttttccaactccatccataTTTTGGCaaacttcattatttcattttttccttactgctgaatagaattccattgtgtatctattcatcagttgacgGGCATCTGGGCGATTACAGTTCCTAGGTATTATGAACAGAGCAGCAACAAACGTGGCTGAGCAGgtctctctgtagtaaagagtggagtctCTAGGgtctatgcccaggagtggtgtaactggatcaaatggtagagctactttcatatttttcaaaagtctccatacggatttccatagtgattgtacaaaTTTTCACTCCCACCACAGTGGGAGaagattcctctttccccacagcctcaccagcatttgttatcatttgattttaaaaaaatatattttatttatttatttatttatttatttatttatgtatgtatgtatgtaagtacttatttatttaaggggggaggaaatgggcactccagggcctccagccactgtagaagaaccctagacatgtgccaccttgcacatctggcttacgtgggttctggggaatcaaacctgggtcctttggctttgcaggcaaacacctgaactgctaagccatctctccaaccttcattctttcttttttcttttcttcttttttttgatgAATACTATCCTGACTGAAGTGAAATGAAATCTCAGAGTGTTTTgacttgcatttctttgatgattatAGATGTGGAACCTTAAATGTGTAatggtcatttgtattttttcctctgagaattctGTTTCAagtctctaccccattttttggttttatttttaaaatttgttttggtacttttattgatttgagagcaacagacaagacagagaaagaggcagatagagagaatgggcatgccagggcttccagccactgcaaacgaactccacacgcgtgcactcccttgtgcatctggctaacgtgggtctggggaatcgagcctcaaaccggggtctttaggcttcacaggcaagtgattaaccactaagccatctctccagcccagtttgtttttgttttttttaagtagggtctcactctaggccaggctgacctagaactcactctaaagtcccaagctgtcctcaaattcacagtgatcctccaattcAGTCTCCATAGTGTCAGGATTAaaaatatgtaccaccatgcccagctctactccatgttttgatttttttttatctttgagttgttgttttcttcagttctttgcagattctggATATTAGATCTTTGTCAGAggtgtagctggtgaagattttctcccattctgtgggatgtCCATTGGCTCTGTTAGTGATTTGCTTGtctgtacagtagctttttagttcatgaggtcccagtggttgagtgttgatcGATTTCCCATGCTATTGAGccttttattcaggaagtctttcccatgCCTATATTGCAGTGTtctccctgcatttttttttttctagttgtttTAGAATTTCTGGTTGCATTGAA carries:
- the Tal2 gene encoding T-cell acute lymphocytic leukemia protein 2; its protein translation is MTRKIFTNTRERWRQQNVNSAFAKLRKLIPTHPPDKKLSKNETLRLAMRYINFLVKVLGEQSLQQTGGAAQGNILGLFPQGPHLPGLEDKIFLEDYRVSSPGPSHSGP